From Caldicellulosiruptor hydrothermalis 108, a single genomic window includes:
- a CDS encoding pyrimidine-nucleoside phosphorylase codes for MLVTEIIRKKRDGEILSKEELEFIVNGYVKGEIPDYQMSAFLMAIYFRGMSKDELVELTMLMAKSGKMVDLGSIEGIKVDKHSSGGIADTTTLVLIPLAASCGVKVAKMSGRGLSHTGGTIDKLESIPGFKTELSEDEFIEAVNKVGAAIVGQSESLVPADKKIYALRDVTGTVESIPLIASSIMSKKIAAGSDKIILDVKFGKGAFMKEYEKAKELANTMVEIGTLAGRETVAYVTDMNQPLGLMIGNALEVIEAIEVLKGRGHEDLKNLCIEFASEMMIMAGVEKEKKLAQERAIESIEKGHALEKFREIIKNQGGDPEIVDNYSLLPQAKYTYELKCDEDMYIKDIDALKLGLCALKLGAGRQRKEDKIDYAVGIQLFGKIGDKIAKNMPFAKIYANDEKRLEEAISDVKTAFEFSKAPVPKRKVIFAKITKDNVFEF; via the coding sequence GTGCTGGTGACAGAGATTATTAGGAAAAAACGTGATGGTGAGATCTTGAGCAAAGAAGAACTTGAATTTATTGTGAATGGGTATGTAAAAGGCGAAATTCCAGACTATCAGATGTCTGCTTTCTTGATGGCTATATATTTTAGAGGGATGTCAAAAGATGAGCTTGTAGAACTTACCATGCTCATGGCAAAATCAGGCAAGATGGTAGACCTGGGCAGTATAGAGGGTATCAAGGTTGACAAACACTCAAGTGGTGGTATTGCTGACACAACAACCTTGGTCTTAATACCACTGGCAGCATCTTGCGGTGTAAAGGTTGCAAAGATGTCAGGACGAGGGCTTTCTCACACAGGTGGGACAATTGACAAGTTGGAGTCAATCCCAGGTTTTAAAACAGAGCTTTCAGAAGATGAGTTTATAGAAGCAGTAAATAAAGTTGGTGCGGCAATTGTTGGGCAGTCAGAAAGCCTTGTTCCTGCAGACAAAAAGATATATGCTTTAAGAGATGTCACAGGTACAGTTGAATCTATACCACTTATAGCATCTTCCATCATGAGCAAAAAGATTGCAGCTGGTAGTGATAAGATAATACTTGATGTCAAGTTTGGCAAAGGTGCTTTCATGAAAGAGTATGAAAAGGCAAAAGAGCTTGCTAATACTATGGTTGAGATTGGAACTTTGGCAGGAAGAGAAACTGTGGCATATGTTACAGATATGAATCAGCCACTTGGTCTTATGATTGGCAACGCTCTTGAGGTTATTGAAGCAATAGAGGTCTTAAAAGGCAGAGGACATGAAGATTTGAAGAATCTTTGTATTGAATTTGCATCTGAGATGATGATTATGGCTGGAGTTGAAAAGGAGAAAAAATTAGCACAAGAAAGAGCAATTGAGAGCATTGAAAAAGGGCATGCTCTTGAAAAATTTAGAGAAATTATAAAAAACCAAGGTGGAGACCCTGAAATAGTTGACAATTATTCTTTGTTACCACAAGCCAAATATACTTATGAACTAAAATGCGATGAAGATATGTATATTAAAGATATTGATGCTCTCAAACTTGGGCTTTGCGCACTAAAACTTGGAGCAGGAAGACAAAGAAAAGAAGACAAGATTGACTATGCGGTTGGAATTCAACTTTTTGGTAAAATAGGCGACAAAATAGCCAAGAATATGCCGTTTGCTAAAATCTATGCAAATGATGAAAAAAGGCTTGAAGAAGCCATCTCAGATGTGAAAACTGCATTTGAGTTTTCAAAAGCGCCTGTTCCAAAAAGAAAAGTAATATTTGCAAAGATAACAAAAGATAATGTTTTTGAATTTTAA
- the deoC gene encoding deoxyribose-phosphate aldolase: MTREEIAKFIDHTLLKSSATPADIKKLCDEALKYSFASVCVNPYYVKLCKEYLKESNVKVATVIGFPLGANTLKTKVFEAKEAFENGADEIDMVINIGAMLSGDTDYVYEEIKSIVDVAKEYSNKIVKVIIETSELDNEKKIEACKIAAAAGADFVKTSTGFSKSGAKYEDILLMRKVIGEKLKIKASGGIRTFEDALLMIQAGASRIGTSSGVAIVGGE, translated from the coding sequence ATGACCAGAGAAGAGATTGCAAAGTTTATTGACCATACACTTTTGAAGTCCTCTGCAACACCTGCAGATATAAAGAAACTATGTGATGAGGCTCTGAAATACTCGTTTGCCTCTGTTTGTGTGAATCCTTATTATGTAAAATTGTGTAAGGAATATTTGAAAGAGTCAAATGTCAAAGTGGCAACTGTGATAGGTTTTCCACTTGGTGCAAACACTCTTAAAACAAAGGTGTTTGAAGCAAAAGAAGCTTTTGAAAACGGTGCTGATGAGATAGATATGGTTATAAATATTGGAGCTATGCTAAGTGGTGACACAGATTATGTTTACGAAGAGATCAAGAGCATTGTTGATGTTGCAAAAGAGTATTCAAATAAAATAGTAAAGGTAATAATTGAAACATCTGAACTTGACAATGAAAAGAAGATAGAAGCATGCAAAATTGCAGCCGCAGCAGGCGCAGATTTTGTAAAAACTTCCACGGGTTTTTCTAAAAGCGGTGCAAAGTATGAGGATATACTTCTTATGAGAAAAGTTATAGGAGAGAAGTTGAAAATCAAGGCCTCAGGTGGAATTAGAACGTTTGAAGATGCTCTTTTGATGATACAAGCAGGTGCAAGCAGGATAGGTACAAGCAGCGGTGTAGCAATTGTGGGTGGGGAATAA
- a CDS encoding phosphopentomutase translates to MRVILIVLDSVGVGALDDANLYGDEGSNTLSNTSYAVGGLELKNLYKLGIGNITDIKGTPPNPNPIGVFGKSKEMSKGKDTITGHWEIAGVVLEEPFKTFPNGFPEDLIQEFEKRIGRKVLGNKVASGTEIIKELGEEHIKTGYPIVYTSADSVFQIAAHEEVIPLEELYRICQIARQLLVGKYLVARVIARPFVGKDRNSFVRTYNRKDFAVEPPYNTLLDNIKEAGFECVGIGKIEDIFAKRGLTKSIHTEGNMDGIDKTLKAMDEVDKGLIFTNLVDYDMLYGHRNDPHGYAKALIDFDTRLPEIMEKLKKDDILIITADHGCDPTTPSTDHSREHVPILVYGQNIKKGYDLGTRNSFSDIGQTIAEYLNVKPLRFGESFLKEIVIK, encoded by the coding sequence ATGAGAGTTATATTAATTGTTCTTGACAGTGTGGGTGTCGGTGCGCTTGACGATGCAAATCTTTACGGCGATGAAGGGAGCAATACTCTTTCAAATACTTCTTATGCAGTTGGAGGCCTTGAACTTAAGAACTTATACAAGCTTGGGATAGGAAACATTACAGACATAAAAGGTACACCACCAAATCCCAATCCTATTGGAGTTTTTGGTAAAAGCAAGGAAATGTCAAAGGGCAAGGATACTATAACCGGTCACTGGGAGATAGCTGGTGTTGTGTTAGAAGAGCCTTTCAAGACATTTCCAAATGGTTTTCCTGAAGATTTGATTCAGGAATTTGAAAAAAGGATTGGGAGAAAAGTTCTTGGCAACAAAGTTGCATCTGGCACAGAGATAATAAAAGAGCTTGGAGAAGAGCATATAAAAACCGGCTATCCAATTGTTTATACTTCTGCTGACTCTGTATTTCAAATAGCTGCTCACGAAGAGGTTATTCCTCTTGAGGAGCTATATAGGATATGCCAAATAGCAAGGCAGCTTCTTGTTGGAAAATATCTTGTTGCAAGAGTAATTGCAAGGCCATTTGTGGGGAAAGATAGGAACAGTTTTGTAAGAACTTATAACAGAAAAGACTTTGCAGTTGAGCCACCTTATAATACGCTGCTTGACAATATTAAAGAAGCAGGTTTTGAATGTGTGGGAATAGGCAAGATAGAGGATATTTTTGCCAAAAGAGGACTGACAAAGAGTATTCACACAGAAGGAAACATGGACGGGATTGACAAAACCTTGAAGGCGATGGATGAAGTTGACAAAGGACTAATTTTTACAAACCTTGTTGATTATGATATGCTGTATGGTCACAGAAATGACCCTCATGGTTATGCAAAGGCTTTAATAGACTTTGACACAAGGCTTCCCGAAATCATGGAAAAGCTTAAAAAAGATGATATTTTAATAATCACTGCAGACCATGGTTGTGACCCGACAACACCTTCAACAGATCATTCGCGTGAACATGTGCCAATACTTGTGTATGGTCAAAATATCAAAAAAGGATATGACCTTGGAACAAGAAATAGTTTTTCTGATATTGGTCAGACAATAGCAGAGTATTTGAATGTAAAACCTTTAAGGTTTGGAGAGAGTTTTTTAAAAGAAATTGTGATAAAATAG
- a CDS encoding purine-nucleoside phosphorylase: protein MSYYERVKEASEFIKSKIPNVPEVAIILGSGLGGFADTMEDKIEIKYSEIPHFPVSTVKGHKGNLVFGRVKGREVLAFQGRFHLYEGYKVEEVVFGVRAAGLLGVKNLIVTNAAGGISPLLSPGDLMVIKDHINLSGENPAIGPEAERFGERFFDMTYAYDREIIEKAKDVYKKNGVDYKEGVYAFLKGPSYETPSEIRMLKILGADAVGMSTVPEVIAARQMNIKVFGISCITNMAAGILEKKLSHEEVIEVSKMVEEKFIKIIRDLIEII, encoded by the coding sequence ATGTCGTATTATGAAAGGGTAAAAGAAGCATCAGAATTTATAAAAAGTAAGATTCCAAACGTGCCAGAGGTTGCTATTATTCTGGGCAGTGGACTTGGTGGTTTTGCGGATACAATGGAAGATAAAATTGAAATCAAATATTCAGAGATACCTCATTTTCCTGTGTCTACTGTCAAGGGACACAAAGGCAACTTGGTTTTTGGAAGAGTAAAAGGAAGAGAGGTTTTGGCCTTTCAGGGAAGATTTCATCTTTATGAAGGGTATAAGGTTGAAGAGGTTGTATTTGGTGTGAGGGCAGCAGGACTTTTGGGAGTGAAAAACCTTATTGTTACAAACGCGGCAGGTGGAATTTCGCCTCTGCTTTCTCCTGGAGATTTGATGGTGATAAAAGACCATATAAATCTCTCAGGCGAGAACCCGGCAATTGGGCCGGAAGCAGAAAGATTTGGTGAAAGGTTTTTTGATATGACATATGCATATGACAGGGAGATAATTGAAAAAGCAAAAGATGTTTACAAGAAAAATGGAGTTGATTATAAAGAAGGTGTATACGCATTTTTAAAAGGTCCTTCATATGAAACACCTTCGGAGATAAGGATGCTAAAAATCCTTGGCGCTGATGCGGTTGGCATGTCAACAGTTCCGGAAGTTATTGCGGCTCGGCAGATGAATATCAAAGTTTTTGGAATTTCATGTATTACAAACATGGCAGCAGGAATTCTTGAAAAGAAACTTTCACATGAAGAGGTCATAGAAGTTTCAAAGATGGTTGAGGAAAAGTTTATAAAAATAATTAGGGATTTGATAGAGATTATTTAA
- a CDS encoding response regulator: MKRVLIVDDAAFVRYSLRQTLEKHGFEVVGEACDGKSCIKLFQQLHPDIVTLDITMPEMNGIEVLKKIMEIDKNAKVVMITALGQEEKVKEAVLNGAKGFIVKPYKEEHLVKVLASL; this comes from the coding sequence ATGAAAAGGGTGTTGATAGTAGATGATGCAGCATTTGTGAGGTATTCCTTGAGACAGACATTAGAAAAACATGGGTTTGAAGTTGTGGGTGAAGCATGTGATGGAAAAAGCTGTATAAAACTTTTTCAGCAGCTTCATCCAGACATAGTGACTCTTGATATTACAATGCCAGAGATGAATGGTATAGAGGTTTTGAAAAAGATTATGGAGATTGACAAAAATGCAAAAGTTGTCATGATAACTGCTTTAGGGCAAGAAGAAAAGGTAAAAGAGGCAGTATTAAATGGGGCAAAAGGGTTTATTGTAAAGCCGTACAAAGAAGAGCATTTAGTAAAGGTCTTGGCTTCTTTATAA